In Helianthus annuus cultivar XRQ/B chromosome 3, HanXRQr2.0-SUNRISE, whole genome shotgun sequence, a single window of DNA contains:
- the LOC110931216 gene encoding uncharacterized protein LOC110931216, producing the protein MIEQIEENPNIPVTVVQEQFQRRYSIGVSKMKAYREKTKAKKQVEGDYISQYALLRDYILELKDKNPGSTVRLEVEPPCDHRETTRKFKRIYVCLGALKQGFKAIGRDLLGLDGAFMKGPFPGQILIAVCIDPNNGIYPVCYAIVEAENINSWTWFLQLLGDDLDLHRNSNFTFVSDRQKGILQVVNKLYPNAEHRYCLRHIHENMKVTFRGNLYKDMLWKYACGTTVPEFQIAMDELKAFNKEAHLWLSKIPPLHWSRSYFSGRAISDVLLNNMCEVYNGKILDGREKPIISALEYIREYLMRRIITVLKWNGGDIFSVSGKPNYARVVDLAKRTCACRAWEIIGMPCKHVVATIWNMATNGRRVGSLESWSNPIYTMARWKQVYDFKVNPINERSLSVKCQVPTTLSPPNHHKQVGRPKKARKRSALEMEDVTKSGRLTKKHTKGKCGKCGHVGQNTRTCKGDGTV; encoded by the exons ATGATAGAACAAATTGAAGAAAATCCTAATATTCCAGTTACTGTTGTGCAAGAACAGTTCCAGAGGAGATATTCAATTGGTGTTTCTAAGATGAAGGCATACAGGGAAAAGACAAAAGCAAAGAAACAGGTTGAAGGAGATTACATCTCACAATATGCCTTGCTAAGAGACTACATTCTTGAGCTGAAAGATAAGAATCCAGGTTCTACTGTTAGGTTAGAGGTTGAACCACCTTGTGATCATAGGGAAACAACTCGAAAGTTTAAAAGGATATACGTATGTTTGGGTGCTTTAAAACAGGGTTTTAAGGCAATTGGGAGGGATCTGTTGGGTCTGGATGGTGCATTCATGAAGGGACCATTCCCAGGTCAAATACTCATTGCAGTGTGTATAGACCCTAACAATGGAATATACCCTGTATGCTATGCAATTGTAGAGGCTGAAAACATCAACTCCTGGACTTGGTTTCTACAACTGTTAGGAGATGATCTGGATCTACATAGAAACTCAAACTTCACATTTGTATCTGATAGACAAAAG GGTATACTTCAAGTTGTTAACAAGTTGTATCCCAATGCTGAACACAGATACTGTTTGAGGCATATTCATGAGAACATGAAAGTCACTTTTAGAGGGAATCTGTACAAGGACATGCTTTGGAAGTATGCATGTGGAACAACTGTTCCTGAATTTCAGATTGCAATGGATGAGCTGAAGGCATTCAACAAGGAGGCCCACCTGTGGTTGTCCAAAATCCCACCACTGCATTGGTCTAGGTCATATTTCTCTG GCAGGGCAATATCTGATGTGTTATTGAACAACATGTGTGAGGTTTATAATGGCAAGATATTGGATGGTAGAGAGAAGCCCATTATTTCTGCCCTTGAATACATCAGAGAGTATTTGATGAGAAGAATTATCACAGTTTTGAAG TGGAATGGAGGGGATATATTTTCAGTAAGTGGTAAACCAAATTATGCAAGGGTTGTGGATTTGGCTAAGAGGACATGTGCTTGCAGAGCTTGGGAGATCATAG GAATGCCATGTAAGCATGTTGTTGCAACAATATGGAACATGGCTACTAATGGTCGAAGGGTTGGTTCATTAGAGAGTTGGTCTAATCCCATCTACACAATGGCTAGGTGGAAGCAGGTTTATGATTTCAAGGTGAACCCTATCAATGAAAGGTCTTTATCGGTCAAATGTCAAGTTCCTACCACCCTTTCACCACCAAATCATCATAAGCAAGTGGGCAGACCCAAAAAGGCAAGGAAAAGGTCTGCATTAGAAATGGAAGACGTGACTAAAAGTGGAAGGCTAACCAAGAAACACACCAAGGGAAAATGTGGCAAGTGTGGACATGTGGGACAGAACACAAGGACTTGCAAGGGGGATGGTACTGTTTAG
- the LOC110931217 gene encoding uncharacterized protein LOC110931217 produces the protein MSNVLEEADIGDFDFDDLLEDNVHDQQHEENEQEDNARDQEQEDQEDEGSEQNDSDIDFIVDEDNAMVDPEVDMTDYRLNIDLEVEDNMVGNNHQDVDLGDEVLDNDKFQSGSDSNDVQTNIRRHHLRTIRMEHENLVNLYLGQVFSTKQEIKKLIKKYVVENTRCIKIVKDDNTRVRAVCHGMLPDFEVDDSGVHIDTQRSRRGKEKVADVQSKGKGKEKVAGVQGKGKGKGKGNIKGSKVNKKDKGGGRK, from the exons ATGTCCAATGTGCTGGAAGAAGCTGATATTGGTGACTTTGATTTTGATGATCTCCTGGAGGATAATGTGCATGATCAGCAACATGAGGAGAAT GAACAGGAGGATAATGCGCGTGATCAGGAACAAGAGGATCAAGAAGATGAAGGTAGTGAACAGAATGATAGTGATATTGATTTTATTGTTGATGAGGATAATGCCATGGTAGATCCTGAGGTTGATATGACAGATTATAGGTTGAACATTGATTTAGAAGTAGAAGACAATATGGTAGGCAATAATCATCAGGATGTAGACTTGGGAGATGAAGTGTTAGATAATGATAAGTTTCAAAGTGGCTCAGATTCTAATGATGTTCAGACTAACATTAGGAGACACCACCTAAGAACCATTAGAATGGAACATGAAAACTTGGTAAATCTTTACTTAGGCCAGGTATTTAGTACCAAACAAGAAATCAAGAAGCTGATTAAAAAGTATGTTGTAGAAAATACGAGGTGTATTAAGATTGTGAAGGATGATAATACAAGGGTAAGGGCAGTTTGTCATGGTATGCTACCAGATTTTGAGGTTGATGATAGTGGTGTCCATATTGATACTCAAAGAAGCAGAAGAGGGAAAGAAAAGGTGGCAGATGTGCAAAGTAAAGGAAAAGGGAAAGAAAAGGTGGCAGGTGTGCAAGGTAAAGGTAAAGGGAAAGGCAAAGGCAACATCAAGGGTTCTAAAGTAAACAAAAAAGACAAGGGGGGGGGGCGGAAGTGA
- the LOC110928641 gene encoding protein NRT1/ PTR FAMILY 6.2 produces MDGKTSLTVADAEDYKGFPADRSKTGGWVPAALILGIEICERLSTMGIAVNLVTYLGGTMHLPSSSSANVVTDFLGTSFLLCLLGGFLADAFLGRFKTIVIFASIQTLGTGTLALSTKLPNLRPPPCHANEECKEANGFQMGILYLALYLIALGTGGLKSSVSGFGTDQFDEKNEEEKTQMAYFFNRFFFFISLGTLTAVTVLVYIQDEIGRSLAYAICTISMFVAILVILSGTKRYRYKKSAGSPIVSIFQVLVAAVKKRNMALPYDISMFYENAPEGSRIHHTNQFRCLDKAAVVAEDDFVQNGSGSAALNPWKLCTVTRVEEVKMMARLLPVWATTILFWTAYAQMITFSVEQASTMERSVGGFVIPAGSLTVFFVLAILLTCAVYDCVIIPFWKKWKGTPGFTDLQRMALGLILSTLGMAAAALVEMKRLSVAKSVGGTPAGKSLPISVFMLIPQFFLVGAGEAFIYTGQLDFFITRSPKSMKTMSTGLFLTTLSLGFFMSSFLVSVVKKVTGSHGGEGWLADDIDHGRLDCFYGLLAILGVINLVVYLVVAAWNKKDDKETEMVDVHV; encoded by the exons ATG GACGGGAAGACGAGCTTAACGGTCGCGGATGCGGAAGACTACAAAGGTTTTCCGGCTGATAGGTCGAAAACCGGAGGTTGGGTGCCTGCTGCCTTAATTCTTG GGATTGAAATATGTGAGAGGTTATCAACAATGGGAATAGCAGTGAACTTGGTGACATACTTGGGTGGAACTATGCACCTCCCAAGCTCATCATCAGCTAATGTGGTTACTGATTTTTTGGGCACATCTTTCCTCTTGTGCCTACTTGGTGGCTTTTTGGCTGATGCTTTTCTAGGCAGATTCAAAACTATTGTCATCTTTGCTTCTATTCAAACACTT GGTACCGGCACGCTAGCGCTCTCGACGAAATTGCCAAACTTAAGGCCGCCCCCTTGCCACGCCAACGAGGAATGCAAAGAAGCAAATGGATTCCAAATGGGAATCCTCTACCTTGCTTTGTATCTCATCGCGCTTGGGACAGGCGGCTTGAAATCCAGCGTGTCGGGTTTTGGTACCGACCAGTTTGATGAGAAGAACGAAGAAGAAAAAACACAAATGGCGTATTTCTTCAATAggttcttcttcttcatcagtctCGGAACACTTACCGCAGTTACGGTGCTCGTATACATACAAGATGAGATTGGTAGAAGCTTGGCTTATGCGATATGCACAATTTCGATGTTCGTCGCTATTTTGGTCATCTTATCGGGGACGAAAAGATATCGATACAAGAAGAGTGCAGGAAGCCCTATTGTCAGCATTTTTCAAGTTTTGGTCGCTGCGGTAAAAAAGAGGAACATGGCTCTTCCTTACGACATCAGCATGTTCTATGAAAACGCGCCGGAGGGTTCGCGAATCCATCATACGAACCAGTTTCGGTGCTTGGACAAGGCTGCTGTGGTCGCGGAAGATGATTTTGTGCAAAATGGCTCGGGTAGTGCAGCTCTGAATCCGTGGAAGTTATGCACGGTGACACGGGTGGAAGAAGTTAAAATGATGGCCAGGTTGTTGCCTGTTTGGGCAACAACCATATTGTTTTGGACGGCTTACGCTCAAATGATTACATTTTCAGTTGAGCAAGCGTCCACAATGGAGCGATCTGTCGGAGGGTTCGTTATCCCTGCTGGGTCGCTCACTGTCTTCTTTGTACTCGCGATATTGCTTACTTGTGCTGTTTACGATTGTGTGATCATCCCTTTTTGGAAGAAATGGAAAGGAACTCCAG GTTTCACTGATCTACAAAGAATGGCACTAGGATTGATCCTGTCAACCTTAGGAATGGCGGCAGCCGCATTGGTCGAAATGAAACGATTATCCGTCGCTAAATCCGTCGGCGGAACCCCGGCAGGAAAATCGCTACCAATAAGCGTATTCATGCTCATCCCACAGTTCTTCCTAGTGGGCGCGGGCGAGGCATTCATATACACCGGCCAGTTAGATTTCTTCATCACAAGATCACCAAAAAGCATGAAAACGATGAGCACTGGGCTCTTTTTGACAACACTTTCTCTCGGGTTTTTCATGAGCAGTTTTCTAGTGTCGGTAGTGAAGAAGGTGACCGGAAGCCACGGTGGAGAAGGGTGGCTAGCCGATGATATAGATCATGGAAGATTGGATTGTTTCTATGGATTGTTGGCGATTTTGGGTGTGATAAATTTAGTGGTTTATCTTGTGGTGGCAGCTTGGAACAAAAAGGATGATAAGGAGACAGAAATGGTGGATGTTCATGTTTGA